The sequence AACAGCGCAGGAGCTACCATATCAGGATACGACAGCCGAGATGCCCAGCACGGTCAGCTCCAAAGGGTGCTGCTGACACCAAACACACATTTGTAGGGTGATGGAGACTGGGCCGCTCTGCTCCGAGACGATGAACACAGACCTGTCAGGCTCTCCAGGAGAGCTGCGAGTGCATTTTGCAACCAAGGAGTCACATCACACTCAGAAGGGTTTATTTTTGGAGCACGGTAACAATCTGGAGCTGGCAGGTTTCCTTTGGAAGCTCTCCCTCCTCCGCTGGCTGTTCGAGGAGAGCAAGCCCGAGCTGTGCCACTGGTCAAGAGGTGGCCGTCCGCAGGCCGGTTAGCTAGCCAGGAAAGCAAACTCCCGCTCCCTCCCCGCACACAGCGTTTATTTCTGCAAGAGAACCGCTTCTTCCGACACAAGCGCTTCCAGAACACCTCCGGCAGGAGCACGGAACCGCCCGGGAGGCTCCGCTCCgcctccagcacagctccctgcacaCAAACACCCTGCGCAGAGCGACCTGCCAGCTCCGCAGCGGGGAGACCGCGGGCTGGCGGCACCGCCGGGGCTGCGGCCGCTGCAAAGCGGAATCACCGCCGCTACAGCTGCTGCCCATCAGAGCAACGGCAACCGGGGCGAGAAAGGGAGCCGCCGGTACCGGCACCGCGGTGGGACCGGAACATACACCCCCCACACACCCTCTCCCTCAGAGTTCCGCGGCGGGCAGGCGCTCACCAGGCGCAGTGGAACGTGTGGCCGCAGGGCACGGCCGCCACGTCGCGCTCGTTGTCGAAGAAGTCGGAGCAGATGGTGCAGTGTGCGCGGATGGGCAtagcggggccgggcgcggcggccccggcgggaCACCAACCCGCAGCCCCAGCAGCCGCGCGGTACCCCGCCGTTCAAATACGGCCGCGCACCCACCACTTCCGGCCCGGCGCGGACGTGACTTCACGGGGCGAGCGCAGAAGCTGCGGGGCGGAGCCTCGACGGGGCGGGGCGTGTCCTGCGGGCCGCGCCCCCGGGTCTCTGCGCCCGCCGCGCCCGTGTGCGCTGGAGCCTGACGCGGGGGGGGGCCGGGAGAAGCCGCCCCGCAGCCGTTACTTGTCCCGTCCCGCTGCCGGCACCCCGCGCCCCACAGAGAGACAGTGCAGGCGGCGCTGGTGCTGTCTCAGTTTGTCCTCAGCGGGGTCTTTATTTGCCAGATacagcctgggggggggggagaaggaggggcGCGGCGGCAGCCGCAGGCAGAGCCGGCCCTGCAGGCATGCAGCTGCGAGGGAAGGAAGCGGCGACCGGGAGGGGGGCAGCCGGGGCGAGGGGGGCACATTTGGGATCCTCCAGGCACGACGTgggagggggtgggggtggcTCCCGGTGCTCCCTCGCCCCCTGCAACGCGCCCCCCGGGTTGGAGCGGGGGTACCGGGTGCTCTGCCCGCTGGGCCCCCCCGCGGCCCCgcacatgcatgtgtgtttgGGGGGCTCCGCGCGAAGctccccaccccagccctgcGGGGCGTGCGGCCGGGGGGGGCTGCCCCGTATCTCTGCTGGACATCCCCGGGGCGGGATGGGGTGGGGACGGGACACGGCGGCGGGGGACAGACTGAGAGAGCGGGACGGGGCAGGGGCGGACAGACCGACCGGCAAAGCCGCCGGGGGGGCGGGTCGGACGGGCTCCATGCAGGGCTCTGCCCCGCGGCCGGCTCTCCGTCGGGGCACGTAGAAAAGGGGGCGCAGGCGGGGGCGCGGGGGCCATGCCGGGGCTATGTACAAGGGGGGGGAtgccggggccgccgccgctcAGCCGGTCTGCTCGCTGGGgggctcggcggcggcggcggctgcggcaGCCCCGTCCCCGTTACACGTGGTGGGCTCGGCGGGCGGCGTGCCGGGGGCCGGGGgctgcgcggcggcgggcggcgggctGGGAGCAGCGGAGCCCGCATTGTCCTtggcagcggcggcggcggcggcgcgggccAGGAGCGAGGCTGGACCCCCGGCCCGGGCCGGAGCCGAGGCCGAGCCCGACCCCGAGCCCGTCTCCGCCTGCTCGGGCGCCCGCAGGCGTTTCATGAGCGTGGTCACTCGCACGGCTTTCTGCGTGGGGAGAGGCGAGGGGCCGTGAGGCACGGGTGTTCCCCTGCCGCCGGGCCCCTCACCGCGGCGTCGGGTTCCCCACCGCAGATGCCTGCTGGGGGCTGCGGGGTTCGCAGgggctgggacccccccccgAGGCTGACAGCCCCGTGCTGGGGGACTGGGGTCAGCTgggaggggaaactgaggcacggggcACCCCCACTCACCTTCCACTTGGCCCGGGCGAAGTTCTTCTCGATCTGGGCACAGACGCCGTCCTTGATGTTCTTGTCGGAGGCGGCGTTGCCGGAGATCCTGGGGAGGTGAGGAGGGGTGAGCGGCCCCCACCAGCCCTCCCAGCCCCCCGCCTGCACCCACTGCCCCTCACCACTCATGGGAGATGGCCTCCTCCGCCGTGATCCGCTGGTCCTGCTCCACCTCCATCAGGCGCGTCACCAGCTCCTTGGCTGGGGGTACAGGGTGAGGAAGTCAGTGCCAGGGGGGACACTGAGGGACCCCATGTGTTCCCCCCACACCGTGGGGCTCACCCGCCTGCGAGATGTCGTCCCAGTATGGCGGGTCAAACTCATAGTCCCCGGCCAGGATTTTGCGGAAGAGGTTCTTGTCGTGGTTCTCGTAGTCCTCCTCCTCCGTCTCCTCGTAGAAGGGGGGGTTCCCCGAGAGGCTGGGGGACAGGGTGGGGGGGCTCAGCCCTAGTCATGGTgcacagcaccccacagccacCCCGGCCCTTGCCCTGCACTCACAGGATGTACATGATGACACCGATAGCCCAGCAGTCCACCGGCCGCCCGTACCGCTGCCGCCCCACCACCTCCGGAGCTGTGAGGGACAAGAGAGCGGCCCTGCCCTGGGGTCCCCAACCCCCCGGCCCCTTGTCCTcagggtgatggggaggagagggacCCACCGGGAGCACCCAGGATCAGTCcctggggtgatgggggggagAGAGACCCACTGGGAGCACCCAGGATCAGCCCAGGGGTGATGAGGAGCAGAAGGAATCCACTAGGAGCACCCATGACCATTGGGAGGGACCTGATGGGAGCCCCCAGGGCCAGTCCCCAGGGtagtgaggagcagcagggattTGCTGGGACCCCGGCTGCGCTGCCTGCCCGGCTGGCTCTCACCCACCCAAGTACTCGGGGGTGCCACAGGGCTCCTTGATGAGCCCGTTCTCCAGCTTGGCCAGGTGGAAGTCGCTGATGACGATCTTGGAGTTCTTCAGGCGGTTATAGTACACCAGGTTCTCCAGCTGCCGGAGCAGGGGCTGTGAGTGCTGGGTTGGGGGCAtgccagcacccatgggtgctcccaccccaccaccaccaacctTGAGGTTCCTGTGGACGATCTTGAGCGAGTGCAGGTAGGCAACAGCCTCCAGCACCTGCCGGATGACGTTGCTGGTGTCCTTCTCCGAGTAGTAGCCCTGGTCCAGGATCCAGTCGAAGACCTCCCGGCCAGTGGCCCTgccaacagcagctctgcctaaTCCCACCCCCCAAGGGGCACCCCCAGCAagcccccctgcaccccaaacacTTACAGCTCCAGGAAGATGAAATACTCCTTGCGGGTGATGTAGACGTCCACCAGCTGCAGGATGTTGGGGTGCTTCACCCTATGGAGAGATGGGGGCACGGGTGGGGGTTCCTGCTTTGCTCAGCGGCATGGGAGCCAACCCCAGTCCCAGCACTCACATTTTGAGGATGATGATCTCGTTTTTAGCTGCCTTCCGCACTTTCCGCCCATCCCGCTTCAGAAACTTCTTGCAGGTGTACAGCTTCCCCGTGGACTTCTCCTTGGCCCGGAAGATCTCACAGAACTCTTCCCTGTAAGGTCACCCCCCTGATGGtggtccccagccccaccagcatcCCCTCATCCTACCAGCAAggggagatgctgcaggagtGGAAGGAAGCTGCAGCTAAAATCCTCTCCATAGCATAAAGGAGAAAGGGCAGTGAAAAGGAACTGACAGGGAATAATCAAAttgatggggaagggggaaattTGCTGATTAAAAAGCCCCCTCCCCATGGCAGCCAGGGCAAGATCTGCTGCCTGTGCCGAGGTGGAACAGCAGCACACCCCGGCATTAATGTCAGCGCCGCAGTCgggaagagagaaggggagatGCGCTGGTGCCGGGGGATGCTGCAATAGTTCTGTTCTATTATTAATGGTTCTCCAGCCCATGGGCCAGGCCGGAGCCACAGGGAGCCCCCGGGGGGGGGCCCTCGACACCGCTCCAACAAAACCTTTGGCTTTCCAGCTACCCTGGCTGTGCCAAAACCCTTGTGCCATCTGCCCTAGGTGCATGGGAGCCGAGACCCATGGGCtttgggacaggctgcccagaggaTGGAGCAAAGCTCTGACAGCACCCAACAAGGTCCCTAGTGTAACCCTGCCAGGCATGACTCACGGGAAAGCGGTCCCAGTGTTTTGGAGACCAATGGAAAAAATTTTGGTGCATATTTTGGGGTCAAACCACTCTCAATAAGTCTGAGAGCTTCAGGTTTTGGAGCGCTTCCTCGAGGGTACCCCAGCACAGCAATAAAAGTTGGGGAGAAGCAGGAGCGCTCCGCTCCCGCCCCCAAATACGCTTTcctttgctggagcagagccctCCTGCTTCCCGGAGCGCTCGAGGGAGCCGGGATCATGCAGAATTGCTGCAATCCCTGCAAATgttggggggaggagggagggataCGGGGAGTCGCCTGGTtgcagctggcagcagctgccttcctCAGAGGTGGTGGTGAATACCCACCAGCGAGAGGGACCAACGAGGGGACGGCCACTCCAAAATGCACCCTGCCCATCCCAGCTGGGGACCAGCACCCCGAAAGCCCCCACGGGCACATtgtgctgctcctcagcttGGGACATGCGGATGGTTGAGGTCCCCAAGGCGCCGTGGGGCCGGGGAGGGACCAACTCACGTTTTGATGACTTGGCCCAGGTCATATCTGTCGGTCACCTCGGACGGCTGGTTATAATCTTTCTTGTCTCCCAGCGTCACGCAGCCAAACGGCATCGCAGGGCCCggtgctggcagggcagggagaggcagtgAGCACCCCGGCACCACCAGCCCCTGTAGCTGTATTAATTAATGTGAAACCTAACGAAGCATAGCGGCTGCTGATGCTGCCTGGCTGCCGCTGGCCACCACATGCCCAGCCCCACCGATGTGTGTCCATCCCTGTGGCATCCAGCCACTCTGCCTGGGCTCGGGCTGCTGGTGGCCGGCCCCTCTGGCCCCTGTTTGCAGATCGCTAATGATTTAAGTAGCCAGGGCTAGCACAGAGCCCGGAGCACACACTGGGGAGGCAAGCAGAGGAGAACAGACCCTTTGCCATTTCTCAGCCCAGTTTTGCCCCACGGTgacatttctgcttctcctaGCAGAGCATCACTGCATACCATCACATGTGCAACGAGTTACACCAGCCTCAACCCTCTGTCCCTCAATAGCTGCAGTGGCCCAACCACAGCACCCTGGTTCGGCAGCAAGCAAGACACCAGCCCTGGCACACACCGGCTCCCCAGCCCTTTAGGAAAGATATTTTGCCCTTTGCTTTCCTACCAGGAACCCTTCAAAACCAGACCCTGCTCAGACACATTCCAGCAAAAAATGGGCCCcatgaagtaattttttcccctttcccatcccGTTACTGGGAGGAAGTTTCAGCTGATGTTATTTTCTGATGGCTCAGAAGGAGACAGGGCTGCCCAGCCCCATCAGCCTTCTTGGAAGGGCCCGAGTGGGGCCCTGCAATGGGATGCTGGCACAACGCTGAGGGCAAACATGGCCTGGTGCTAAAGCTCCCAAACCACCACGCTGTGCCACGCCAGCCTCACCGTGCTGTGCCGTGCGGTGCCAGCAACGCCCGGGGCCCGGCAGCGAGGGCCACGGGCAGGATGGCAGTGCGGGATGCGGAGCCGGAATCACGGGTACCCAAGCGCCGAGCCTGTTGCTATGGCAATGGGAGCTGGAGATGCAGAAAGCGGCACATCCTTGGGAGGagggggcagggacaggcagcacccagcagcGCCCGACCCACCTGCGGGTGCACAGCACCATTCCTGCCCCGCGGGCCTCAGGAGGAAGGTGGTCCTGCCCGCAGCACCCAGAACATGCACCTGCGCACTCCCTGGGGTGACCGACCCCAAATCTGGGTAGGATGTGGGTGCAGTGAGCCAGGGAACGGGGGACGCTCCCTCCTGCCTCCGTCCCTTGGGGCTGATTTGCCTCTGTGCCTGCCTGAGCGATGCCTGCAGGAGGGGTGCTCCCACCTCACACAGCACCCAGGCACCCCCATGCCAGGAAAGCCTATGCCAGGCAAAAGCACCCATCCCTGTCCCACTCAGGGTGCACCCAGTCCCAAAAGAGAAGCAGACCACCCATGGGACACCCTTACCCACGCCACAGACTGGCTGAGGCTTTCCAGCCCACGCTCAGCTCATCCCAACAGCCTTCCCGGCAAACATGCCCTGCCTGGCACCTCCGTGACCCTGTGCTGCACGACACCGGCTCTGCCGTGCCACTGTGCCCAGCAGAGGGGCACAAGGGCTGCCCTGGCAGCTGCTGGCGTGGTGGCAGGCTCGGTGCTGGCAGGGGTAGGGCTGGCCTGTGGACAGGCTGCCAGCACCAGCGGCGTGATGCCAGGATTAGCCAGGAAGGGGACCCGGGTGGGATGATATATCAGGATTTTATTGCTGTCTCTGCGAGTGATCAGCTAATCTGCGCTCATAAAATTAGTTCCCGTTGATTTAGCAGGGACCCAtcctgctggggctgagcaccGGCACCCTTCCTGGTCCCAAGCTGGCTCGGGGGTGGCTCAGTGTACCCGGGGTACCCCACAAGAGAGGCTGGCACCCAGCCCCACATCGGGGCCAACACCTGCGCCCCACAGGTGAGAGCCCCCCCGCTATGGCAGGGGCACCCAGGCAAGCAGTGGGTGAAAGGGGAGTGCTCCCTCcccggggtgctgggggggggaggttggGTGCTGCACCGGCACCCGCGCACGTCCCCCCCCGCTGAAGCATCTAATTTGAGAGCAAGAAGCAACAGCGGGTGTAAGACAATAGCGGGGAAGTGGGTGGCTGGGTGCGGACGGCACGAAGGGATGACGCAGCCCCGCAGCCCTCACCAGCGGGGCCCCCCAGCCCCCCGAACCCCGGATCTGCCCCACTGCGCGGGTACCACCGGCCGGGctccggccccggccccgcttcTACCTGCAGCCCCCCTAGACGTGTCCGTGTAGGGGGGTCCCCGCTCTGACCCCCCATTCCTCCCAACATCGCGGGGAAAGGATGTACCGGGGAGAGGGAGAAACCGCAGCCGGGCCGAGACGGACCGAAGTGTTGCTGGCGCAGGGGGGAGGCGGGCAGCGGCAGGCGGAGGGGCTGCGCCAGCCCCGCGCTGCCTGCAGAAGCACCCGGGCTGGCGGGGGGAGCCCCGGGATAGTGCGGAGGGGCGGCCCGGGCCGCGCACCGCGGGCGAAGTCTCGGCAGTGGCCGGCTCGGAGCGATGCGGCACTGGGAAGGGAGCGGGCTGCGGGGAGAGGCGCATGGACCCAGAAGGGGATGCCCGGCGGCGGGGAAGCGGGACGAGGGTCCCCAGCATCATTCCCCCGCCGCGGGGCTCTCCGGGCTCCGCGCAGAAGCAGCCTGGGGGGGCGAGCGGGGACGCGAGGCGGGGAGCCGGTCTCCGGGGCGCCCGTCGGGGCTCGGGGTCTGCAGGACGCGGGGTACCGGCGAGGACGGGGCAGCAGCGGGCGGCCGTCGGGGCGCGCACGGAGCCGGGCACGGACCGGCCGCGATGTCCCGGGCCACCGCGGAGTGTGGGGGGGGGTTGCGCGGGGGACAGCCCCGAGCCAACAAGTGCCAAGTCCCAGCAACGCCCCCACCCCGGTCCcggccccccctccccccgcccgcAGCACGGCACGGACCGGCTCTGCTCGGCGCTGCCCCGGCTCGGGGCTGTCCCGGCGCGGCGCCGCGCTCACCTGCACGCCTCTCCGACCGCAAAGGGGGGCCGCGGCCCGGGGCCGCCGCTCGGGGGGGCCGCACGCCCCTCCCTCGCTCCCTCCGCGCGGGGCCGGTGtggagccgagccgagccgagtCGAGCCGAGCCGTCGGTCCGTcgcggcgcggccccgcgcGCCCGGCGCGGCAAGTTGGGGGGGCGGGACCTCGGGGGCCCGCCCCCCGTCGGGAGCCCCGCCCCGTCCCTGACGTCACTGCCAAACTTCGCGCCCCGCCCGTCGGGCACGGGAGAGGCACCGCGGGAGCGGTCACTCGTGGCGACGGGGCGAGTCCCGCAGCgcggcgggacggggcggccgcggcgccGGAGCGGCCCCGCAATACGGGCAGGGCGTTAAAACCGGGCAGGGGCACCCCTCGGGACCCGCCAGCACCCACGTGTGGGGTGAGGAAGTACCCGCGAGCCCCCATGGGGTGGtcaggtcctgctgctgcccagccgGGTGAGCCGGAGCTGCCTGTGGGTGTCCCCTGAGCCTGTCCCACTCTCCCTGTCCTGGCTCTTCACCCCAAGAGGTGCTCACCCAAAGGGACCCTGAGCCGGTCGAGTGCTGGGACAGCTCTGGTGACACATTGGGCTTCACTGAGGTGGTGGGGACTGACAGGAGATACAAAGCATCAGGATGCACCTGGGTCCCCTGGGCTGGGCCATGGCCACCGGCCCTGGATGGGATGATGCAGGATAGGATGGGGTGGATGGGAAGAATAGGGTAGGATAAGATGGAATGGGATGTTgggggatggatgggatggtGTGGGATGGAATAGGACAGGATGGATGgagtggggtgggatgggacaGGCTGGATAAGATGGGACGGGGGTAGGTTATTACCAGATCTGAGTGCGGGCTCAGCATCTCAGGTGTCTAAAAGGTACCATGAAGACACAGGCAGACACACGGTCCCACTTCCATGCCATGATCCTGTGGGAACCAGGCAACTTCCCTTGTCCCTTTCACAGTTGTGCGGCCCTGCTCGCTCCCCCATGGACAGGGATTATCCGTTCCCCACAGCCCAGGCCAAAGGGCAAGAAAGGGGTAAGAAATCGGCCACCCTAATGCTGTTAACTCTGCCCACCTCCTGGGCATGGCGCCCAGCCCGGAGTggacagcacagccctggggtGCAGAGGAGCCCCCACCCCTTCCCCCAGCCCCCAGAGCACCTCACTCCTCATGCAACACAGCCATGTGTGTGGAGCCTCCGGCATGGCATCATGCTGCACGCTGGCATTTGTGGTCCATATGGTGCTGCTTCTGAGCTGCACCCGCGCTCCCCTCCCCTTCTGCCCTGCACCCACCAAACCCCAGCTCCCCGAAACCACCCGGTCCTGAGCTGCCACAGGGATGTGGCCATCCTTTCCTGGATGGCCACACCCTCTCCATAGCCCCACAAGCTTGGATCAGGCAGGCCCATGGACAGGGGACACCAGGATCCCATCCCCAAAGCTGGCATCTCCCCTCTGCTCACAGGGAGACCAGCCAGCAGCCCAAGACAGAGGCAACACGGGGCACCCCCTGCGTCTGACCCGCCACAAGCCCCGGGCCCACCATCACCCGCACCCGGTAATTAACGGTGCGTGAGAGCTGGGGAATTAGCAGGGCACTGTAGTTTGAGCTTCTAATCAAGAGTTTAATCATAGCGGCTGGCAGCGGCGCAGCGCACTTATTAATCTCTGCACCTCGCTGGAACCTGGAGTGTAACTCACAATTACCCAGCAGGTGCCCGGCACGGCTCAGTACTGCCCGGTAGCGGCTCGCGGCATGAGGGGTGGGATAGGGCTTGTCCATCCCTCGTGACTCCTCCATCCCTTGTGGCTCCTCCATCCCTTGTGGCTCCTCCGGCCCTCTTGGCTCCTCCGGCCCTCGTGGCTCCTCTGGCCTTCGTTGCTCCTCTAGCCCCCTCGGCCTGCCTCATGCCTGGCGCCTCCCGGCACCAGCCTCCTGCCATGGCAGAACTGCCCCGGGGTCCCTTCACTGCCTTCTGGTCCGCTCTTGGCCCCAGCTCTAGTTCAGATCTCCCACCACCCCATGGCACATTTTGGGATGATCAGCTCTGCTGAACCCACCAGTGTTTGTCCCTGCTGTGCCCTGGCCCACTGACCTGCTCACCCACTGCGCCATGCACCCACCACCCCATGCACCCACCACCACATGCATCCAGTGCTCCATGCACCCAGTGCTCCATGCACCCACCACCCTTCCAACCGCCCCATGGTGAGCCCGGACCTGGGTTCAGGGTGACATAACTGGTCTGGAGCGACATTTCCTGCAGGACTCCTGGCATGAGGGGCTGCCGAGGTGGATCTGCCAAGGCCGGGGACACCCGGCTGTAGCCCTTTGCCTCGGGTGGGGGGACGCAGGATGAGGGACACCTGGCTGCACCCCTCTACCTCAGGCAgtgttggagagggtccaggGCCAGCCCGGCCTGGCAGCCCCATGCCGGGGGGTTGTTGCTGGGGTGCAGCGGGGTGCAGCGGGGGGTGTGCAGCGTGTCCGTGACTCAAGCGCCACGCGGCACCGCATCCCTGCGTGCTCGCCATTGCCATGGCAACCGTCAGGCAATCAGCGGTAATTGCGTGTGTCGGCCTGGCAACGGGGCCAAATAAACCCCATCCCTCCTTTCGGGGGGCTGGcggaggggggagagggagaaaataaagggGTGCAGCCACCAATTGCCACTCGTGGGCCTTTATTGGGGTCAGCAGCAGTGGGGGTGCACGGTGGCGGGGCCGCCCTCCCCATAGACGTCCCGCGGCACCCATGCACCCTGGAAGGCGTCGAGGGAAGCGGCCAACGACCCACCCAGCCAGGCGGCTGCACGGCGGCGTGGGGCGGCCTCGGTGCTGACCCCCAGCTCCTCAGCCAGGCGCTGGGGGAGGCCGCGCAGCAGCGTGGTGCCCCCcgccagcagcaggcagggcgCAGGGCCGCCGGGGGGGCCCCCGCAGCGGCGCAGGCTGTGGGAcgcctgctccagcagccccggTTCCGGCAGCCCCAGGGTGGTGGGGGCCAGCAGCACCTCGGGGCAGCGGAACCGCTCATCCCCCTGGAGCAGCGTCGAGGTGCCGGGGGGTGTGACGGGCTGGGGCCTCCCGGCGCCCGGCAGGACGCAGCAGCAGGTCTCCTTCAGGCGGCACAGGGGGTCGGTGTCAAGGTGGACCCCGCGGGACTCCAGCAGTTGGCCCAGGTAGAGGGTGAGGGCATCCCCGGCCACATCCAGGCGGAAGGTGGCGTGGGGCAGCGCGTAGCCCTCCCGCACCCCTGCCGTGTACGAGGTGCCGGCGCCGGAGCCCACCACCACACCGGTGGTGCGGCCGTAGGAGTATGCGGCGAGCAGGGAGCGGGGCAGCACCAGCATGGCCGGCACCCCGAAGCCCTCGAAGAGCAGCTCGGCCATCTTCTCCCGGTTGGCGATGGGGGAAAGTGGGCCGTCCGTGGCCAGCACGGCCACCTCCTCGGGGCAGACGCCCAGCTCCTGGTAGAGGATGCGGTGCCACAGTTCCTCCAGCCCGTCCCAGTTGGTGACCACGCCGTGGGTAAGCACGGGGCTgcccccagcctggctgggcaCCACCGACCGCGGCTGCTCGTCCCCAGCCAGCCCGCTCCTGGTGTGGCCTGTCCCCGTGTCGA comes from Strigops habroptila isolate Jane chromosome 11, bStrHab1.2.pri, whole genome shotgun sequence and encodes:
- the CAMKV gene encoding caM kinase-like vesicle-associated protein codes for the protein MPFGCVTLGDKKDYNQPSEVTDRYDLGQVIKTEEFCEIFRAKEKSTGKLYTCKKFLKRDGRKVRKAAKNEIIILKMVKHPNILQLVDVYITRKEYFIFLELATGREVFDWILDQGYYSEKDTSNVIRQVLEAVAYLHSLKIVHRNLKLENLVYYNRLKNSKIVISDFHLAKLENGLIKEPCGTPEYLAPEVVGRQRYGRPVDCWAIGVIMYILLSGNPPFYEETEEEDYENHDKNLFRKILAGDYEFDPPYWDDISQAAKELVTRLMEVEQDQRITAEEAISHEWISGNAASDKNIKDGVCAQIEKNFARAKWKKAVRVTTLMKRLRAPEQAETGSGSGSASAPARAGGPASLLARAAAAAAAKDNAGSAAPSPPPAAAQPPAPGTPPAEPTTCNGDGAAAAAAAAEPPSEQTG
- the LOC115614536 gene encoding actin-like, producing MGAKPMDRYKALCAVVIDTGTGHTRSGLAGDEQPRSVVPSQAGGSPVLTHGVVTNWDGLEELWHRILYQELGVCPEEVAVLATDGPLSPIANREKMAELLFEGFGVPAMLVLPRSLLAAYSYGRTTGVVVGSGAGTSYTAGVREGYALPHATFRLDVAGDALTLYLGQLLESRGVHLDTDPLCRLKETCCCVLPGAGRPQPVTPPGTSTLLQGDERFRCPEVLLAPTTLGLPEPGLLEQASHSLRRCGGPPGGPAPCLLLAGGTTLLRGLPQRLAEELGVSTEAAPRRRAAAWLGGSLAASLDAFQGAWVPRDVYGEGGPATVHPHCC